Proteins encoded within one genomic window of Actinoplanes octamycinicus:
- a CDS encoding 4Fe-4S dicluster domain-containing protein, with protein sequence MIEVVSTDRCVSCDVCVAVCPTDVFDRGPDGVPVIARQEDCQTCFMCEAHCPADALFVAPLRHPVEPGSPLRDETYLAERGLLGSYRKEIGWGRGRKPGARLAVGPELGVARITPRT encoded by the coding sequence ATGATCGAGGTGGTCTCCACCGACCGGTGCGTGAGCTGCGACGTCTGCGTCGCGGTGTGTCCGACCGACGTCTTCGATCGGGGCCCGGACGGGGTTCCGGTGATCGCCCGGCAGGAGGATTGCCAGACCTGCTTCATGTGCGAGGCGCACTGTCCGGCGGACGCGCTGTTCGTGGCGCCGCTGCGGCATCCGGTCGAGCCCGGGTCACCGCTGCGCGACGAGACGTACCTGGCCGAGCGGGGCCTGCTCGGCAGTTACCGCAAGGAGATCGGCTGGGGGCGGGGCCGCAAGCCGGGCGCGCGGCTGGCGGTGGGCCCGGAGCTGGGTGTCGCCCGGATCACTCCCCGGACATAG